One region of Streptomyces sp. NBC_00442 genomic DNA includes:
- a CDS encoding DegT/DnrJ/EryC1/StrS family aminotransferase, which produces MRMTGALTSAGVVSGDEVIVPAYDTGELVRSVAAAGATPVFADIDPGTYCLSPDAVGRAITTRTAAVVLVRRFGYPADTAPFAELTAGNGVLLIEEEDREGLGGDVAQRRERARYLDRRLLGVRTPAPADGHRYQRYVVRVPGNGRPDRDAFARLLRRRGVACDVPVPIPVHRMREFRRGEWALAATERAADETLALPPLDGLSPAELRRLVSACNALGGLLQPA; this is translated from the coding sequence ATGAGGATGACGGGAGCGCTCACATCTGCCGGTGTCGTGAGCGGCGACGAGGTGATCGTGCCGGCCTACGACACCGGCGAGTTGGTCCGGTCCGTGGCCGCCGCCGGAGCGACTCCGGTGTTCGCCGACATAGACCCAGGTACCTACTGCCTGTCCCCCGATGCCGTCGGCCGGGCGATCACGACCAGGACCGCGGCCGTCGTACTCGTACGCCGCTTCGGATACCCGGCCGATACGGCGCCGTTCGCCGAACTGACCGCGGGGAACGGCGTGTTGCTCATCGAGGAGGAGGACCGTGAGGGGCTCGGCGGTGATGTGGCCCAACGCCGCGAACGGGCACGGTACTTGGACCGACGGCTCCTCGGAGTGAGGACACCCGCGCCGGCGGACGGCCATCGATACCAGCGCTACGTCGTGCGGGTACCCGGCAACGGCCGGCCCGACCGGGACGCGTTCGCGCGGCTGTTGCGGCGGCGCGGGGTCGCGTGCGACGTCCCCGTGCCCATTCCCGTACACCGGATGCGGGAGTTCCGGCGGGGTGAGTGGGCGCTCGCCGCGACCGAGCGGGCCGCGGACGAAACGCTCGCGCTGCCCCCGCTCGACGGGCTGTCGCCGGCGGAATTGCGGCGATTGGTGTCCGCCTGCAACGCGTTGGGCGGACTGCTGCAACCCGCATAG